A single window of Trueperaceae bacterium DNA harbors:
- a CDS encoding MazG family protein, whose protein sequence is MQKLLEIMRRLRAPDGCPWDRKQTHESLRSYLLEEAAEAVDAISSGDTRAIADELGDVLLQVAFHSVIGEEEGSFDYDDVESAIVAKLVRRHPHIFADTTVSGADEVVTNWQAIKAAEREERGEAPRSALDSVPRSLPALLRAAEVAKAARWEPPAEPPRLAGDDAGEIGEHLLAVASYARSKGVDPEIALREAIDSAVVAEGEGG, encoded by the coding sequence ATGCAGAAACTGCTCGAGATAATGAGGCGACTGCGGGCGCCTGACGGCTGCCCCTGGGACCGCAAGCAAACCCATGAGAGCCTGCGGAGCTACCTGCTGGAGGAGGCCGCTGAGGCGGTCGACGCGATCTCCTCGGGCGACACGAGGGCGATCGCCGACGAACTCGGCGACGTCCTGCTTCAGGTCGCGTTCCATTCCGTCATCGGGGAGGAGGAGGGCAGCTTCGACTACGACGACGTCGAGAGCGCTATCGTCGCCAAGCTGGTCAGGCGCCACCCCCACATCTTCGCCGACACCACCGTGAGCGGGGCCGACGAGGTGGTGACCAACTGGCAGGCGATCAAGGCGGCGGAACGGGAGGAGCGAGGGGAGGCGCCCCGGTCGGCACTGGATTCCGTTCCCCGGAGCCTACCGGCCCTGCTGAGAGCGGCGGAGGTCGCCAAGGCAGCAAGGTGGGAGCCGCCTGCCGAGCCTCCGCGGCTGGCCGGAGACGACGCCGGGGAGATCGGCGAGCACCTGCTTGCGGTAGCGAGTTACGCGCGCAGCAAAGGGGTGGACCCCGAGATCGCACTGCGGGAGGCGATCGACTCGGCCGTGGTTGCCGAGGGAGAAGGCGGGTGA
- a CDS encoding CoA pyrophosphatase → MSGARPTLEQLRQVLGRNRPERLEIAGYRRAAVLVPVLDGPEGLELLFTVRGEELRHHAGQVAFPGGRVEEGESVEEAALRETFEEIGVELPPSAIIGRLDDHPSPARFVATPLVAVLDWPQALEPNPSEVAEVFSVPLAELFGIVPRWEKRVLEGLERRIHFYAWGERLIWGFTGNVVKDLLDLMPRDETEIPSLP, encoded by the coding sequence GTGAGTGGCGCCCGTCCCACGCTCGAACAGTTGCGGCAGGTGCTCGGACGGAATCGGCCCGAGCGCCTCGAGATAGCGGGCTACCGCCGGGCGGCCGTCCTGGTGCCGGTACTGGACGGGCCCGAGGGCCTGGAACTGCTCTTCACCGTGAGGGGGGAGGAACTCAGGCACCACGCCGGGCAGGTCGCCTTTCCGGGCGGGCGTGTCGAGGAGGGCGAGAGCGTCGAGGAGGCGGCACTGAGGGAGACGTTCGAGGAGATCGGGGTCGAACTGCCCCCGTCAGCGATAATCGGCAGGCTCGACGATCACCCGTCGCCGGCTCGCTTCGTGGCTACGCCGCTGGTAGCGGTGCTCGACTGGCCGCAAGCGCTCGAACCGAACCCGAGCGAGGTGGCGGAGGTGTTCTCGGTGCCGCTGGCGGAGCTGTTCGGCATCGTGCCTCGCTGGGAGAAGCGGGTGTTGGAGGGGTTGGAGCGACGGATCCACTTCTACGCCTGGGGCGAGCGACTGATCTGGGGTTTCACCGGGAACGTGGTGAAAGATCTCCTCGATCTGATGCCGCGCGATGAGACGGAAATACCGTCCCTGCCGTGA
- a CDS encoding ATP cone domain-containing protein: MKRHDVRVSRGGEQYTYSAGEVVEALQGAGVLTDDAIRIARDVEKHLRSHDVRHVDLEDLMGRLEEAVKTRVSSEAAQRFRKQTPPFVSMKVTKGTESETFSRRTLSHSLEKYGLPFKEAYAIAKQVEQSLRAQGYQSIEEDMLAHIVALALESRYGREARLKYESSLADPVDLYVVEQDGTRLPYSRGILARSLMSVGLGPELAYNLAKRVEDILWRSGERNVPRTRVRREVERLLVEEAGADFARRYQLLHRLRESERPVIILIGGAPGVGKSTVASELGYRLGIPRMVSTDAVRQALRSLISTELSPLLHESSYTAWRAELLGPERIDAKPEPVRVIRGFRAQIQQLATAITAIIERSLHENMSLVMEGIHLVPGLSPKREFEGALVVELMLMVEDEDSHRDHFGLRERQTHDKRAQDIYLEHFREIRILQDYLLERARAERVPVVDASDFDQAIDKAMEHVLASLLMRGLAEGGEGAAAR, from the coding sequence TTGAAGCGCCACGACGTGCGGGTGAGCCGAGGCGGCGAACAGTACACCTACTCGGCCGGTGAAGTAGTCGAGGCTCTGCAGGGGGCCGGCGTGCTCACCGACGACGCCATTCGCATCGCCCGTGACGTGGAGAAACACCTGCGCTCGCACGACGTTCGCCACGTCGATCTCGAAGACCTGATGGGTCGCCTCGAGGAGGCGGTCAAGACGCGGGTCTCGTCCGAGGCGGCCCAACGCTTCCGGAAGCAGACTCCCCCCTTCGTCTCGATGAAGGTCACCAAGGGGACCGAGTCGGAGACCTTCTCGCGCCGTACCCTCAGTCACTCCCTGGAGAAGTACGGCCTCCCGTTCAAGGAGGCGTACGCGATCGCCAAGCAGGTTGAGCAGAGCCTGAGAGCGCAGGGCTACCAGTCGATCGAAGAGGACATGCTTGCCCATATCGTCGCTCTGGCGCTCGAGTCGCGTTACGGGCGCGAGGCGCGCCTGAAGTACGAGTCCAGCCTGGCGGACCCGGTCGACCTGTACGTCGTGGAACAGGACGGCACCCGCTTGCCCTACTCGCGAGGCATCCTGGCGCGCTCTCTGATGTCGGTCGGACTGGGACCCGAGCTCGCCTACAACCTCGCCAAGCGGGTCGAGGACATCCTCTGGCGTTCGGGCGAGCGGAACGTCCCCCGCACGCGGGTGCGCCGCGAGGTAGAACGGCTGCTGGTGGAGGAGGCGGGGGCCGACTTCGCCCGGCGCTATCAACTGCTGCACCGGCTCCGCGAGTCGGAGCGGCCGGTGATAATCCTCATCGGCGGCGCCCCCGGGGTGGGGAAGAGCACGGTGGCCTCGGAGCTCGGTTACCGCCTCGGCATCCCCCGGATGGTCTCCACGGACGCGGTTCGACAGGCGCTTCGTTCGCTCATCTCCACCGAGTTGAGCCCTCTCCTCCACGAGTCGAGCTACACGGCCTGGCGGGCCGAACTGCTGGGACCGGAACGGATCGACGCCAAGCCGGAGCCGGTGCGGGTCATCCGCGGCTTCCGCGCTCAGATCCAGCAGCTGGCGACCGCGATAACGGCCATCATCGAGCGCAGCCTGCACGAGAACATGTCGCTGGTCATGGAGGGAATCCACCTCGTCCCGGGGCTCTCGCCGAAACGCGAGTTCGAAGGGGCGCTGGTCGTCGAGCTGATGCTGATGGTGGAGGATGAGGACAGCCACCGTGACCACTTCGGCCTGCGCGAGCGCCAGACGCACGACAAGCGCGCCCAGGATATCTACCTCGAGCATTTCCGGGAGATCCGGATACTGCAGGATTATCTGCTGGAGCGCGCCCGGGCCGAGCGCGTGCCCGTGGTCGACGCCAGCGACTTCGATCAGGCGATCGACAAGGCGATGGAGCACGTCCTGGCCTCGCTGCTGATGCGCGGTCTCGCCGAGGGGGGCGAAGGAGCGGCGGCTCGCTGA
- a CDS encoding ABC transporter ATP-binding protein, whose translation MATAAIETERLTKSYGPRPIVRELSFRVDPGEVYALVGPNGAGKTTVIRLVSGLAFPSSGSVRLLGADPHRQPEVRRRLGAVVEAPAAFYPYLTGRGNLELHARLVGGVPAARISQVLEMMELGPAADRKVRVYSLGMRQRLGVAAALLTGPEVLILDEPASGMDPLSLHLVHRVLKDAAAQGTAVLLSTHHLDEVAAYCSRVAILEEGALIDEVDLSDRQTRFRASVSDVHAARVLLDTQPFVTAARIRAQEVVFQLTSPDDLPRVAPILTKARIDVLELARDTFNLRAYYQDRLGERHAPVAEPESAVESTGGAA comes from the coding sequence ATGGCTACCGCAGCGATAGAAACCGAGCGTCTCACCAAGTCGTACGGCCCACGGCCGATCGTCCGTGAGCTGAGCTTCCGAGTCGATCCGGGGGAGGTCTACGCCCTCGTCGGCCCCAACGGCGCCGGCAAGACGACGGTGATCAGGCTCGTCTCCGGTCTCGCTTTCCCGAGCTCGGGCAGCGTCCGGCTGCTGGGCGCCGATCCCCACCGGCAACCGGAGGTGAGGCGTCGCCTCGGGGCGGTTGTGGAAGCGCCCGCGGCCTTCTACCCTTACCTGACGGGCCGCGGCAACCTCGAACTCCACGCCCGGCTGGTGGGCGGAGTACCAGCCGCGCGCATCTCTCAGGTTCTGGAGATGATGGAACTGGGGCCCGCGGCCGACCGGAAGGTGCGGGTCTACAGCCTGGGTATGCGGCAGCGGCTAGGCGTTGCCGCAGCCCTGCTCACCGGTCCCGAGGTGCTGATCCTGGACGAGCCGGCGAGCGGAATGGACCCGCTAAGTCTGCACCTCGTTCACCGTGTGCTCAAGGATGCAGCCGCCCAGGGAACGGCGGTGCTCCTGTCGACCCACCACCTCGACGAGGTGGCCGCCTACTGCTCACGTGTGGCGATCCTCGAAGAGGGCGCGCTCATCGACGAGGTCGACCTGAGCGACCGCCAGACGCGTTTCCGTGCGAGCGTCTCGGACGTGCACGCAGCGCGAGTGCTGCTCGACACCCAACCGTTCGTGACGGCCGCACGCATCCGCGCCCAGGAGGTCGTCTTCCAGCTCACCTCGCCCGATGACCTTCCCCGAGTCGCGCCAATCCTGACGAAGGCCCGGATCGACGTACTCGAACTGGCCAGGGATACGTTCAACCTGCGCGCCTACTATCAGGATCGACTGGGTGAGCGGCACGCGCCGGTAGCCGAGCCGGAAAGCGCCGTCGAATCGACAGGAGGCGCGGCATGA
- a CDS encoding ABC transporter permease, with protein sequence MIALLQMELGKLLRLASVRFSLLLLVVFPLLWSYAPGIFDVYGFYLVSGYQVPGLSLLSSIEVLLPLLVAITSAELLGIEMNFGTLPTILLRPVSRSRWLLAKLLVATLYPFLLLLFLLLVSLLAGTFYGFGPFVGGTGLGEGGILGAGMMQPASALLEIVQAYALAGLSLVPISLLAVLFTVVFMSAAGGALATLGILVASQLLVVFPALEDFLPHRLLQHFADPVATTGWLVLLIAVYATAFAVGAVVLFERKDF encoded by the coding sequence ATGATCGCGCTCCTGCAGATGGAACTGGGGAAGCTGCTGCGCCTTGCCAGCGTCCGCTTCAGCCTGCTCCTCCTGGTGGTCTTCCCACTGCTCTGGTCTTACGCACCCGGGATCTTCGACGTATACGGTTTCTATCTCGTCTCCGGCTACCAGGTGCCGGGCCTCAGCCTGCTCTCGAGCATCGAGGTGCTGCTGCCGCTCCTGGTGGCCATCACCTCGGCCGAGCTCCTGGGCATCGAGATGAACTTCGGCACCCTCCCAACCATCTTGCTCAGGCCCGTCAGCCGTTCTCGCTGGCTCCTCGCCAAGCTCCTGGTGGCGACGCTCTATCCGTTCCTGCTCCTGCTCTTCCTGCTGCTCGTGTCGCTGCTGGCGGGTACCTTCTACGGCTTCGGTCCGTTCGTGGGCGGTACCGGACTGGGAGAGGGTGGGATCCTGGGCGCCGGGATGATGCAGCCGGCGTCTGCTCTCCTCGAGATCGTCCAGGCGTACGCGTTAGCCGGGTTGAGCCTGGTGCCGATAAGCCTCCTGGCGGTACTCTTCACCGTCGTCTTCATGAGCGCCGCTGGTGGCGCATTGGCGACCCTCGGCATCCTCGTCGCGAGTCAACTGCTCGTCGTGTTCCCGGCGCTGGAGGACTTCCTTCCGCACCGGTTGCTCCAACACTTCGCCGACCCTGTGGCCACAACCGGTTGGCTGGTGCTGCTGATCGCCGTCTACGCGACCGCCTTCGCGGTGGGAGCGGTCGTGCTCTTCGAGCGAAAGGACTTCTAG
- a CDS encoding SPOR domain-containing protein, with the protein MMACAARRTPSIPRALSLLATLLVVLGLGVANAISYTVQVVAVSEQESALSVQRTLLNEAYPAYVVRASTVQGDIYRVRVGAFGNRDAALLFARTMPIVAGSPPLPALAEGIPAAVMPLEPRLLTAVSAPQLDVIPWGEGFALRSQEDTARQATYFVVSGGSPHSFRAWRAAPAEGGALVLRNLPLWPETWETDVPEAREAYRRAILESLARRFEVSLQRLEELEGRSAPGRPFLVVLELVPILGGGEATLLGIAAPSDGPYGPGQLLIGSAPLPEVPGPLYRASLESPPLAATFGGEGWRVEGAGEFFLLSTEQSSRGWRAGVGMPLWSDGEFLLTRVGERILLYDFVRR; encoded by the coding sequence ATGATGGCGTGCGCTGCCCGGCGCACGCCCTCGATCCCGAGGGCGCTGAGCCTGCTGGCTACCCTGCTGGTCGTGCTGGGGCTGGGCGTGGCGAACGCCATCTCGTACACGGTCCAGGTCGTAGCGGTGTCGGAGCAGGAGTCGGCGCTCTCCGTGCAACGCACGCTGCTGAACGAGGCCTATCCCGCCTACGTGGTCCGAGCTTCTACCGTTCAGGGCGACATCTACCGGGTGAGAGTGGGTGCCTTCGGCAACCGTGACGCGGCCCTGCTGTTCGCCCGAACCATGCCGATCGTGGCAGGAAGCCCGCCTCTTCCCGCTCTCGCCGAGGGGATACCTGCCGCCGTCATGCCGCTCGAGCCCCGCCTTCTGACCGCCGTGAGCGCTCCTCAGCTCGACGTGATCCCCTGGGGCGAGGGGTTTGCGCTGAGAAGCCAGGAAGACACCGCCCGACAGGCGACCTATTTCGTCGTGAGCGGCGGATCTCCCCACTCGTTCCGGGCCTGGCGCGCCGCGCCTGCCGAGGGCGGTGCGCTGGTTCTCCGCAACCTACCGCTCTGGCCAGAGACCTGGGAGACCGACGTGCCTGAAGCGCGCGAGGCCTACCGGCGGGCGATCCTCGAGTCGCTGGCCCGCCGCTTCGAGGTCTCGCTCCAGCGACTCGAGGAACTCGAGGGCCGATCGGCACCGGGTCGCCCCTTCCTCGTCGTGCTCGAACTCGTGCCTATCCTGGGAGGGGGCGAGGCAACGCTGCTTGGGATCGCCGCACCCAGCGACGGCCCGTACGGTCCTGGCCAGCTCCTGATCGGTTCGGCTCCTTTGCCCGAGGTGCCGGGACCGCTCTACCGCGCTTCGCTCGAAAGCCCCCCGCTGGCGGCCACGTTCGGGGGCGAAGGCTGGCGGGTGGAAGGCGCCGGGGAATTCTTCCTGCTGAGTACCGAGCAGAGCAGCCGCGGCTGGCGAGCAGGAGTGGGCATGCCGCTTTGGAGCGACGGAGAGTTCCTGCTCACTCGCGTCGGGGAGAGGATCCTGCTCTACGACTTCGTAAGGCGCTGA
- the trxB gene encoding thioredoxin-disulfide reductase has product MPREQVESDVIIIGGGPAGLTAGIYAGRAQLDTVILEKGLPGGQIAQTEEVENYPGFDETVSGPELSQRMVRQAEKFGARIVMEEVTAIRRRPDGRFLVEGYESDYIARAVILATGANPKRLGVPGEDEYYGRGVSTCATCDGFFYRGKNVVVVGGGDAAVEEGLFLTRFAESVTIVHRRDELRANKAAQARAFANPKMNFVWDSVVEEILGEDGQVTGVRLCNLETQQESVLATDGVFVYIGHEPNTRYLEGVVELTPTGYVAVRDEIYTNVEGIYAAGDISDEVYRQLSTSVGAGTRAAMAVERWLAEQGEPAPEAETVA; this is encoded by the coding sequence ATGCCCAGAGAGCAGGTCGAGAGCGACGTAATCATCATAGGTGGTGGCCCAGCGGGGCTCACCGCCGGCATCTATGCGGGACGCGCTCAGCTCGACACGGTGATCCTCGAGAAAGGGCTCCCCGGCGGTCAGATAGCCCAGACCGAGGAGGTAGAGAACTACCCCGGCTTCGACGAGACGGTGAGCGGCCCGGAACTCTCCCAACGTATGGTGCGGCAGGCCGAGAAGTTCGGCGCCCGCATCGTCATGGAAGAGGTGACGGCCATCCGCCGCCGGCCCGACGGCCGCTTCCTGGTCGAGGGGTACGAGAGCGACTACATCGCCAGAGCGGTGATCCTGGCCACGGGCGCCAATCCCAAGCGGCTGGGCGTCCCCGGCGAAGACGAATACTACGGACGTGGAGTGTCGACCTGCGCCACCTGCGACGGCTTCTTCTATCGAGGCAAGAACGTCGTGGTAGTGGGCGGGGGCGACGCGGCCGTCGAAGAGGGGCTGTTCCTCACCAGGTTCGCCGAGTCGGTGACGATCGTGCACCGGCGCGATGAGTTACGGGCGAACAAGGCCGCACAGGCGAGGGCGTTCGCCAACCCGAAGATGAACTTCGTGTGGGACAGCGTCGTCGAGGAGATATTAGGCGAGGATGGTCAGGTCACGGGCGTGCGCCTCTGCAACCTCGAGACGCAGCAGGAGAGCGTGCTGGCAACCGACGGAGTGTTCGTCTACATCGGTCACGAACCGAACACGCGCTATCTCGAGGGTGTCGTCGAGCTGACGCCTACGGGGTATGTGGCGGTGCGCGACGAGATATACACGAACGTCGAAGGGATCTACGCCGCCGGCGACATCTCGGACGAGGTCTACCGGCAGCTGTCGACCAGCGTAGGAGCCGGCACCAGGGCTGCTATGGCCGTGGAGCGCTGGCTGGCCGAGCAAGGCGAGCCGGCGCCAGAAGCCGAAACGGTGGCTTGA
- a CDS encoding PEGA domain-containing protein, producing the protein MRMNDRIGLTSITTAPTIGRSGTRPAQRQFRTPLLEILVLAALLLVVVPTLILTARHQVNAANAQVVLSVTSDPSGAAVIVDDLLVGRTPMEVELQRGEPFSLRVVAREPYLEYDLYKPYRAQMTLESDRNIRVWIPRTTAEEQAAQLAGTH; encoded by the coding sequence ATGCGGATGAATGACCGTATCGGACTGACGAGTATCACGACGGCGCCGACGATCGGAAGGTCGGGGACGAGGCCCGCCCAGAGGCAGTTCAGGACTCCCCTGCTGGAGATCCTGGTGTTGGCCGCCCTGCTTCTCGTCGTGGTACCAACTCTTATCCTCACCGCCAGACACCAGGTGAATGCTGCCAACGCGCAGGTCGTCCTGAGCGTCACCAGTGACCCCAGCGGGGCAGCGGTGATAGTCGACGACCTCCTGGTCGGCCGGACGCCCATGGAGGTCGAACTGCAGCGCGGGGAGCCGTTCTCGCTAAGGGTCGTCGCGCGTGAGCCGTACCTCGAGTACGACCTGTACAAGCCGTACCGCGCGCAGATGACGTTGGAGTCCGATCGCAACATCAGGGTCTGGATTCCCCGGACGACGGCCGAGGAGCAGGCCGCGCAGCTCGCAGGGACCCACTGA
- a CDS encoding M3 family metallopeptidase has product MNPLLSREFRIPFDRVRAEHVVPGVRAAVDRAENEIEALSGFEGRRSYDNTVAELDRLVERVDRTVGIVYHLMAVANEPDLRKAFDEALPIFSGFYAKLPTHQGLWGAIRDYSASVEAAGLGPVQARRLEKLLDEFRRAGADLPQEQRERVEQIRTEMARLATAFGNNVLDATNEYELLIEDESDLAGIPDSARKQARASAEQKGLPGWRFTLHAPSYLSFIQYAENRELRRRIHEAYVNRATAGQHDNRPLVREILALRRELAQILGYRDFADYRLEVNMVKSGEAAVEFERELREKTVPYWEVEMRELREFASRELGLDEIEPWDQYFVTERMRLARYELDAEELRPYFPLEGVLEGLFEITRRLFGVQVERVENDAVWHPDVDFFEVRDETGRHLGSFYADWFPRDTKRAGAWMNGLIHGEPQEDGSLAPHLALMVANFTSPQDGRPALLTHREVQTIFHEFGHLLHHLLSKVEVPALAGTQVPRDWVELPSHIMENWTWQREALDLFARHFETGERIPEELFRRLQAARNFMEANAQMRQLSFGTVDLSLHIDFDPRSADDPLEFSNRIRERFVLRPEFAHDGFLCAFSHIFAGGYAAGYYSYKWSEMLEADAFTRFEQNGIFDRATGQAYLESILSRGDSRDQFEQFREFMGRDPDPEALLRRNLGSNYRPSVASG; this is encoded by the coding sequence ATGAACCCATTGCTATCACGAGAGTTCCGCATCCCATTCGACAGGGTGCGGGCGGAACACGTCGTCCCCGGGGTCCGCGCGGCCGTGGACAGGGCAGAGAACGAGATCGAGGCGCTGAGCGGCTTCGAAGGACGGCGGAGTTACGACAACACCGTCGCCGAACTGGACCGGCTGGTCGAGCGGGTCGACCGCACCGTGGGCATCGTCTACCACCTGATGGCGGTTGCGAACGAACCGGATCTTAGGAAGGCGTTCGACGAGGCGTTGCCGATCTTCTCCGGTTTCTACGCGAAGCTTCCCACCCACCAGGGGCTGTGGGGGGCCATCCGCGACTATTCGGCGAGCGTGGAGGCGGCTGGGCTTGGCCCCGTGCAGGCCAGGCGCCTCGAGAAGTTGCTCGACGAGTTCCGTCGCGCCGGCGCCGACCTGCCGCAGGAGCAGCGGGAACGTGTCGAGCAGATCCGGACCGAGATGGCGCGTCTCGCTACCGCCTTCGGCAACAACGTTCTCGATGCGACCAACGAGTACGAGCTGCTCATCGAAGACGAGTCCGACCTCGCCGGGATTCCCGATTCGGCGCGGAAGCAAGCCCGCGCTTCCGCCGAACAGAAGGGGCTACCCGGTTGGCGTTTCACCCTGCACGCACCCTCGTACCTATCGTTCATCCAGTACGCCGAGAACCGTGAGTTGCGGCGGCGCATCCACGAGGCCTACGTGAACCGGGCGACCGCCGGACAGCACGACAATCGCCCTCTCGTCCGCGAGATCCTGGCGTTGCGCCGTGAACTGGCCCAGATCCTCGGCTACCGGGACTTCGCCGATTACCGGCTGGAAGTCAACATGGTCAAAAGCGGTGAGGCGGCGGTCGAGTTCGAGCGGGAGTTGCGGGAGAAGACCGTCCCCTACTGGGAAGTGGAGATGCGGGAGTTGCGCGAGTTCGCCTCACGGGAGCTCGGTCTCGACGAGATCGAGCCGTGGGATCAGTACTTCGTCACCGAGCGCATGCGGTTGGCCCGCTACGAACTGGACGCCGAGGAGCTGCGCCCCTACTTCCCGCTCGAGGGCGTGCTCGAGGGCCTCTTCGAGATCACCCGCAGGCTGTTCGGCGTCCAGGTCGAGCGGGTCGAGAACGACGCGGTCTGGCATCCGGACGTGGACTTCTTCGAGGTGAGGGACGAAACGGGGCGCCACTTGGGCTCCTTCTATGCCGACTGGTTCCCTCGCGATACCAAGCGGGCGGGCGCCTGGATGAACGGTCTGATCCACGGGGAGCCGCAGGAGGATGGGAGCCTGGCCCCCCACCTTGCCCTCATGGTCGCCAACTTCACGTCGCCGCAGGACGGCAGGCCCGCTCTGCTCACGCACCGCGAGGTGCAGACTATCTTCCACGAGTTCGGCCACCTGCTCCACCACCTCCTGTCCAAAGTGGAGGTTCCCGCCCTGGCCGGGACCCAGGTACCGCGCGACTGGGTCGAACTGCCCAGCCACATCATGGAGAACTGGACCTGGCAGCGCGAAGCGTTGGACCTCTTCGCCCGCCACTTCGAAACCGGTGAGAGGATCCCCGAGGAGCTCTTCAGGCGCCTCCAGGCGGCCCGCAACTTCATGGAGGCGAACGCCCAGATGCGGCAGCTCTCGTTCGGCACCGTCGACCTCTCACTGCACATCGACTTCGATCCTCGCTCGGCGGACGATCCGCTCGAGTTCAGCAACCGGATAAGGGAGAGATTCGTGCTGCGGCCCGAGTTCGCTCACGACGGCTTCCTCTGCGCTTTCTCGCACATCTTCGCCGGCGGTTACGCGGCCGGGTACTACTCCTACAAGTGGAGCGAGATGCTCGAGGCCGACGCCTTCACGCGCTTCGAGCAGAACGGCATCTTCGACCGTGCGACCGGACAAGCCTATTTGGAGTCGATCCTCTCCCGCGGCGACAGTCGCGATCAGTTCGAGCAGTTCCGGGAGTTCATGGGTAGAGATCCCGACCCCGAGGCGCTGCTGCGCCGCAACCTCGGGAGCAACTACCGACCCAGCGTGGCGAGCGGCTGA
- a CDS encoding DUF3810 family protein, giving the protein MTTGGRWGLDHEWRSNGLSRGALLLLAVAVSLGALALTLLLLPPATFAAIYGGTLYPALTVLFAALTSWTYLPLGLAVLPIVCGIFVWRTLSPRRRLELWPRVLRLLLLTLSLSSLYLITWGANYRRPELLRLLDVPERPATQAEIDAFGGELLRWVRAGAAAIDELEAAGSEAGATGDRGTRSGEAVAAIADELEQLGREFGWPVTVPPRLKLLPPGTLLSSGYAGMLFPFTLEPQVDAGLSVVSSVAVGGHEMAHAAGFASESDADMAALIAGLRAPHPLARYATALTLLARTLGSLTPEQRQFVVSNLPPRALRDLTEARERSSRFLNSTLSRRVTAVYDRLLEGQGIEAGVDAYREAPALGALLAAEGVLPRAPLPVPDSGVDDLERPALALDGPPRRFIGAG; this is encoded by the coding sequence ATGACGACCGGTGGGAGGTGGGGACTCGACCATGAGTGGCGGTCCAACGGCCTCTCACGAGGAGCCCTTCTGTTGCTGGCTGTAGCGGTGAGCCTCGGCGCGCTGGCGCTGACCCTGCTCCTGCTGCCACCGGCCACTTTCGCAGCGATCTATGGTGGCACCCTCTACCCGGCCCTCACGGTACTGTTCGCCGCGTTGACCTCGTGGACCTACCTGCCGCTGGGCCTGGCTGTACTGCCCATCGTCTGCGGCATCTTCGTTTGGCGAACGCTGTCACCGCGGCGGCGCCTGGAGCTGTGGCCACGCGTCTTGCGGCTGCTTCTGCTCACGTTGTCGCTTAGCTCCCTCTATCTGATCACCTGGGGCGCCAACTACCGGCGTCCCGAGCTGCTGCGGTTGCTGGACGTGCCCGAGCGGCCGGCGACGCAGGCAGAGATCGACGCCTTCGGCGGTGAACTCCTCCGCTGGGTGAGAGCGGGAGCGGCCGCGATCGACGAGCTCGAGGCAGCAGGGTCCGAGGCCGGTGCGACGGGTGATCGCGGAACGCGGTCGGGCGAGGCTGTCGCCGCTATCGCCGACGAGCTCGAGCAGCTGGGTCGCGAGTTCGGCTGGCCGGTTACCGTTCCACCACGGCTGAAGCTGCTTCCTCCCGGTACGCTCCTCAGCTCGGGCTATGCCGGGATGCTCTTCCCCTTCACGCTCGAGCCGCAGGTGGATGCCGGGCTCTCGGTCGTTTCAAGCGTTGCGGTAGGAGGCCACGAGATGGCTCACGCAGCCGGTTTCGCTTCCGAGTCAGACGCCGACATGGCGGCCCTCATCGCCGGTCTCCGTGCCCCGCACCCGCTCGCCCGTTACGCAACGGCCCTTACCCTTCTCGCCCGGACCCTGGGATCGCTGACACCGGAGCAGCGGCAGTTCGTCGTCTCCAACCTGCCGCCCCGCGCGCTACGGGACCTCACTGAAGCGAGAGAGCGAAGCTCGCGCTTCCTCAACTCGACCCTGTCGAGGCGCGTTACCGCCGTTTACGACCGGTTGCTCGAGGGGCAGGGGATCGAGGCCGGAGTCGACGCCTACCGGGAGGCGCCCGCATTGGGAGCGCTGCTGGCGGCCGAAGGGGTACTGCCGCGCGCCCCTCTGCCGGTGCCTGATAGCGGAGTGGACGATCTCGAACGGCCAGCTCTCGCGCTGGACGGTCCTCCTCGGCGGTTCATCGGGGCGGGTTGA